The Phaeodactylum tricornutum CCAP 1055/1 chromosome 8, whole genome shotgun sequence DNA segment GGCCGAACAACTTATGAGACAATGTTCTGTTTCCTAATCAAAGGTTCTTACTGGCATCGATCGTGGTTGAGGTTCACATACGTACGAGATCTCGTAGAACTGTACGAGCACTGCTATCTCTGACCACCAATTTCCCAAACTGAAATAAAAAACGCACGATTGCTTCGTCGAAGCAGAATCACCCATGTGGCGCAGGTCCTTGCAGGTGACAATGAATGGCCTTCTCAACGGAATCAATAAGTAAAAGTACGATGTTCCTTCCATGGGAGATCCGGTAACACAGAAATATGGAAACTCAGAGAGTGTGAAGTCAATGCTTCCACAAGAAAGAAAATCGATCCTGTTGTGATGTACAATTAGTGCCTGCTCAGAACGATAGAGCTTTTTCAGGCGACATACAATTCTTGAAAACTATTGAACTTCTCCATATTGCAGATAAATTCTACTCACATTAAGTAAATGTCATTTTTTTCATTAAACAAGTGTCCTATCCGAGACCGACAGTTTGTTAACAGTAGAACGTGTCCCGATATCTAATCCCCCCTAACGGAATCGGAATGCTATCCGGCCTTTTATCCCTAGTCGATTAGGTTCGATCTAACATGAACCTCATGTGTccatttgacagtgaacaatTCCAAGACTTCTCTGCTGCTAATACTAGCTAGAAGCATTGCTCGAGTGATCATACGGAGATGAATTTTACACGGGATATTAGCCATTGAAACCCGGATTTTGACGGGAGATCACAGTCATTCCAATTCATTTACAGCTACCACCATTGGAGTGAACCATATGTTTGCTTTTTGCGCTTGCCTGAACGTGCTAGTGTCGCCATGCACCCTATTGAAGAAGCCTTCGGGAAAGGCTGCAATCTCTACAAAGACGTGCTGAACTGCGACATCGATTCCGACAAGGCCCAACTCCGCAAGGCATACTACCGTACGGCATTGCGGTACCATCCAGACAAAAATCCCGACAATGCCAAGGCGTCGCAGCAGTTCCAGGCCATCTCGTTGGCTTATCAAATCTTGCAAAACCAAGAATCTCGTGAGGAGTACGACGAATCGGGTGTTATTCCTTCGGATGCGatcgatgacgacgatgtcGCCGCTACGAAACAGGGCGCGGATATCTGGAAACAATACTTTGACCAAATTTTTGGCAAGGTAACAAAGAGCGACATTGATGCTTTTGCGAGCAAATATAAATGCTCGGACGAAGAGCGGCGAGATGTGCTCAAAGAATTTCCAGCACGCAAAGGGAATCTTGTAAAGATGCTGGACTTTGTCATGCTTTCTGAGCCTAGGGATGCGAGTCGCTGGGTAGAAGACTTCATTCTGCCAGCTATGGAGAAGGGGCAGATCAAAACAGACTTCAAGGATACAATGCAAACGACCTTGGAAAAGCTCAAACGAAAGGTAGCAAAAGAAGATGCCGAGACAGCAAGTAACGATGGCGACGAAACAGAAACAGACGACGAATCCAGTGACATTGAACCGTCGCCGCCacccaagaaaaaggccaagtCGACGAGCAAGTCGGCACTAcaaccaaagaaaagcaaacaaaagcCGCAAAGCGATATGTCGAACTTAATTGCTGCtatccaaaacaaaaaacgTGGTGGTGGAAACATCATTTCCAGTCTGGGGGCACGGTACGGTGTCACAATCGATCAAGACCAAGATCCTCTGAACGATGCGGACTTCGCCGAAGCACAAGCCAAGctgcaaaagaagaaacggcGGAAATAGATGCGTTTGATGACGTTGGGACCTATCTCAGGCACGTAAAAGCTCGGCGCCAATTCACAGTTGCACACCGCTATTAAATCACGTTGTGGTTCTCTAAAGCAAACGTGGCATATACATCTTGCTTATCATATCTTCATACGGTCTAGCTAGGACGCACTCTACATCAAAACGAGCAGAGTCATTGCCCGCGGTCACCAAAATCAATGCTTCGATACAAATATTTAGCACTGGATGCGACATCACAAAATGATTTTGATAACAGATCGTCTAGCGCAGTAGATGCGGGAAATAGGAGTTCATGACCGATGTGGCCCCGCCAATCAAACTCGATACCACACCGAAGCCTACCAGGAA contains these protein-coding regions:
- a CDS encoding predicted protein, producing MHPIEEAFGKGCNLYKDVLNCDIDSDKAQLRKAYYRTALRYHPDKNPDNAKASQQFQAISLAYQILQNQESREEYDESGVIPSDAIDDDDVAATKQGADIWKQYFDQIFGKVTKSDIDAFASKYKCSDEERRDVLKEFPARKGNLVKMLDFVMLSEPRDASRWVEDFILPAMEKGQIKTDFKDTMQ